In one Streptomyces sp. NBC_00597 genomic region, the following are encoded:
- a CDS encoding IS110 family transposase yields MSERRAQAWAGIDAGKGHHWGAVVDVHWAVDISGTSSALLLALLAAHGQQAVYVPGRTVNRMSGAYRGEAKTDARDAYVIAETIHHRRDFAATDVPAQLAADLALLTAHRTDLVADRVRMINRLRDVLTGVFLPLERAFDYSGHKGALVLLAGYQTPAAIRRRGRARLTAWLANRSVRGADAVAATALEAAQAQQTALPGEDTAAQIVADLAEQILALDDRLKRIDKQIRETFRSHPQTEIIESMPGMGPILGAEFIVAAGDLAAYADAGHLASAAGLVPRDSGRRTGNLHRPKRYSRRLRRVFYMSAQTSIIREGPNREFYLKKRGEGCKHVQAVIALARRRANVLGALLRDGRVFTSAPPVTQLA; encoded by the coding sequence GTGAGTGAGCGACGGGCCCAGGCGTGGGCCGGCATCGACGCGGGGAAGGGCCACCACTGGGGGGCGGTGGTCGACGTCCACTGGGCGGTGGACATCTCCGGTACGTCCTCCGCGCTGCTGCTGGCCCTGCTCGCGGCCCACGGCCAGCAAGCCGTCTACGTGCCGGGCCGCACGGTCAACCGGATGTCCGGCGCCTACCGCGGCGAGGCGAAGACCGACGCCCGTGACGCCTACGTCATCGCTGAAACCATCCACCACCGCCGGGACTTCGCCGCGACCGACGTGCCAGCTCAGCTCGCGGCAGACCTCGCGTTGCTGACCGCCCACCGCACGGACCTGGTGGCGGACCGGGTACGAATGATCAACCGGCTGCGGGACGTGCTGACCGGCGTCTTTCTTCCTCTGGAACGGGCCTTCGACTACTCGGGGCATAAGGGTGCACTGGTGCTGCTGGCCGGCTACCAGACCCCGGCGGCGATCCGCCGACGTGGCCGGGCCCGGCTCACAGCCTGGCTGGCCAACCGCAGCGTGCGTGGTGCCGACGCGGTGGCGGCGACGGCGCTGGAAGCCGCCCAGGCCCAGCAGACCGCCCTGCCCGGCGAGGACACGGCCGCCCAGATCGTCGCTGACCTGGCCGAGCAGATTCTGGCCCTGGACGACCGGCTCAAGCGGATCGACAAACAGATCCGCGAGACGTTCCGCAGTCACCCGCAGACCGAGATCATTGAGTCCATGCCCGGCATGGGCCCGATACTCGGCGCCGAGTTCATCGTCGCTGCGGGCGACCTCGCCGCTTACGCGGACGCCGGCCATCTCGCCTCCGCGGCTGGGCTCGTGCCGCGTGACTCCGGTCGGCGGACCGGCAACCTGCACCGGCCCAAGCGATACAGCCGCCGCCTGCGACGGGTGTTCTACATGTCCGCGCAGACCAGCATCATCCGCGAAGGACCGAACCGGGAGTTCTACCTCAAGAAACGCGGTGAGGGCTGCAAGCACGTCCAGGCCGTCATCGCCCTGGCCCGTCGGCGAGCCAACGTGTTGGGGGCTCTGCTGCGTGACGGCAGGGTCTTCACCTCCGCCCCGCCGGTCACGCAGCTGGCTTGA
- a CDS encoding SDR family NAD(P)-dependent oxidoreductase, translating to MKLEEKTAVITGGTKGLGLAIAREFLREGARVVCASRSEGDVKELREEYPGRTHYVQVDVSDPQAVRELMRTVAEDFGHIDTVVANAGVNRDGKVESLDPGDWQTMLDTNLTGVFLSVQAAVPYLKESGGSVITVSSCMGSRVAVGTAGYAASKAAVEMFTKVAAMELGRSGVRVNSLAPGILDEGMGRELADNERAWEAYSRRFALGRAGEAREAARAAVFLASEDASYVNGEILGVNGGLLWA from the coding sequence ATGAAGCTCGAAGAGAAGACGGCGGTGATCACCGGGGGGACGAAGGGCCTCGGCCTGGCCATCGCCCGCGAGTTCCTGCGGGAGGGCGCCCGGGTGGTGTGCGCGTCCCGCTCGGAGGGGGACGTCAAGGAGCTGCGGGAGGAGTACCCCGGCCGCACCCACTACGTCCAGGTCGACGTCAGCGATCCGCAGGCCGTGCGGGAGCTGATGCGCACGGTGGCGGAGGACTTCGGGCACATCGACACCGTCGTCGCCAACGCCGGCGTCAACCGCGACGGCAAGGTCGAGTCCCTGGACCCCGGGGACTGGCAGACCATGCTCGACACCAACCTCACCGGGGTCTTTCTGTCCGTGCAGGCCGCCGTCCCCTACCTCAAGGAGAGCGGCGGGTCGGTGATCACCGTGTCCTCGTGCATGGGCAGCCGGGTCGCCGTCGGCACCGCCGGGTACGCCGCGTCGAAGGCGGCCGTGGAGATGTTCACGAAGGTCGCGGCCATGGAACTGGGCCGCAGCGGCGTACGGGTGAACTCCCTCGCCCCCGGCATCCTCGACGAGGGCATGGGCCGGGAGCTGGCCGACAACGAGCGGGCCTGGGAGGCGTACAGCAGGCGCTTCGCGCTGGGACGTGCCGGCGAGGCCCGCGAGGCGGCGCGCGCGGCGGTCTTCCTGGCCTCCGAGGACGCCAGCTACGTCAACGGCGAGATCCTCGGCGTCAACGGGGGCCTGCTGTGGGCGTGA
- a CDS encoding ketoacyl-ACP synthase III, with amino-acid sequence MPVGIVRTGSHLPPGVVDNAMVAEWSGASREWTSERTGIEERRYAAPGVATSDLATAAALDVLGADRSAWPRVDTIVVATSTGDQPQPATAAIAQDKLGLHGVPAFDVNAVCSGFLFGLNVARALVEQQDGHGAALLIAADMYSRIMNRGDRKTVALFGDGAGAALLAPVPDGYGIHAVRLVTDGGLSSLVGVPAGGTAKALDPRAWEAGEHLFTMDGRGVRDYVLTTLPKLVTEVLQESGLGLKDIDRVVFHQANTRLLEQCVRELGLDPARVPMTAPVYGNTGAASIPITLHDSHLKSPLRRGERVLLAGVGGGMTAGAAVMTWY; translated from the coding sequence ATGCCGGTAGGAATCGTCCGGACCGGGTCCCACCTGCCGCCCGGCGTCGTGGACAACGCCATGGTGGCCGAGTGGAGCGGCGCGAGCCGCGAGTGGACCAGCGAGCGCACCGGAATCGAGGAACGCCGCTACGCCGCCCCGGGTGTGGCCACCTCCGACCTGGCGACGGCCGCCGCCCTCGACGTGCTGGGCGCCGATCGCTCCGCGTGGCCGCGCGTGGACACGATCGTGGTGGCCACCTCCACCGGAGACCAGCCGCAGCCGGCCACCGCGGCCATCGCCCAGGACAAGCTGGGGCTGCACGGCGTCCCCGCCTTCGACGTCAACGCCGTGTGCTCGGGCTTCCTGTTCGGCCTGAACGTCGCCCGCGCCCTGGTGGAGCAGCAGGACGGCCACGGCGCGGCGCTGCTGATCGCCGCGGACATGTACTCGCGCATCATGAACCGCGGCGACCGCAAGACGGTCGCCCTGTTCGGGGACGGCGCCGGCGCCGCGCTCCTGGCGCCCGTCCCCGACGGGTACGGCATCCACGCCGTGCGGCTGGTCACCGACGGCGGCCTCAGCTCGCTGGTGGGCGTGCCCGCCGGCGGTACCGCGAAGGCACTCGACCCCCGGGCGTGGGAGGCGGGCGAGCACCTCTTCACGATGGACGGCCGCGGTGTGCGCGACTACGTCCTGACCACCCTGCCCAAGCTGGTCACCGAGGTCCTGCAGGAGAGCGGCCTGGGCCTCAAGGACATCGACCGGGTGGTCTTCCACCAGGCCAACACCCGCCTGCTGGAGCAGTGCGTCCGCGAACTCGGCCTCGATCCCGCCCGGGTGCCCATGACGGCCCCGGTGTACGGGAACACCGGAGCCGCCTCCATACCGATCACCCTCCACGACTCGCACCTCAAGAGCCCCCTGCGGCGCGGCGAGCGGGTGCTCCTGGCCGGGGTGGGCGGCGGGATGACGGCGGGTGCCGCCGTCATGACCTGGTACTGA
- a CDS encoding SDR family oxidoreductase, whose translation MTTENTRRSTAFVTGASSGIGRATAVALAEAGHHVVVGYRADAEGARRTADAMPPGAGATLVRLDLGDPRAAAETVRRTAEELGGIDVFVNNAGVNRRADALEEDAEGWQRLLDVDLTGPFLCAQAAAASMVAAGRGGRIINVTSVHEHIPIRGGSAYCAAKAALGAVTKVMALELAEHGITVNSVAPGETATPMNGVPEHTDAADVKRPAIPAGRPGRPREVAALITHLASPAAAYTTGVSLTVDGGLSLMAAIPNQGYANSL comes from the coding sequence ATGACCACTGAGAACACCCGCCGCAGCACCGCCTTCGTCACCGGCGCCAGCTCCGGCATCGGCCGCGCGACGGCCGTCGCCCTCGCCGAGGCGGGCCACCACGTCGTCGTCGGCTACCGCGCCGACGCGGAGGGCGCCCGTCGTACCGCGGACGCCATGCCCCCCGGTGCCGGGGCCACGCTCGTCCGGCTCGACCTGGGCGACCCCCGGGCCGCGGCCGAGACGGTCCGCCGCACCGCCGAGGAGCTGGGCGGGATCGACGTCTTCGTCAACAACGCCGGCGTCAACCGCCGCGCGGACGCCCTGGAGGAGGACGCCGAGGGCTGGCAGCGGCTCCTGGACGTCGATCTGACCGGCCCCTTCCTCTGCGCCCAGGCGGCAGCGGCGTCCATGGTCGCCGCGGGCCGGGGCGGACGCATCATCAACGTCACCTCCGTGCACGAGCACATACCCATCCGCGGCGGCAGCGCCTACTGCGCCGCCAAGGCCGCCCTCGGAGCGGTGACCAAGGTGATGGCCCTGGAGCTCGCCGAACACGGCATCACCGTCAACTCGGTGGCCCCGGGAGAGACCGCCACCCCCATGAACGGCGTCCCCGAGCACACCGACGCCGCCGACGTGAAGCGCCCCGCCATCCCGGCCGGCCGCCCCGGCCGGCCCCGGGAGGTAGCCGCCCTCATCACCCACCTCGCCTCGCCCGCCGCGGCCTACACCACCGGGGTGTCGCTCACCGTCGACGGCGGCCTGAGCCTCATGGCCGCGATCCCCAACCAGGGCTACGCCAACTCCCTGTGA
- a CDS encoding VOC family protein — protein sequence MTSLLPASQRTGIPTARSVDHFAFTVPDLDQAVEFFTTTLGGELVYRLDRLVREDDWMSVHLDVDPRATAEIAMLRLGPTSNIELFEYTAPTQNTVPPRNNDVGGHHLAFYVDDVDAAVAYLSGRPGVRVLGTPQTMPEGSPNAGDRWIYFLTPWGMQMEVHSVPQEMPYHQETDGRRFGPVAQWHNGDESAPAGGIPTVRNVDHVAYTVADLDASVAFFTEVLGAELLYRIGPLPLDADVMSTQLNVHGAGTIEQAMLRLGPTDNIELFSYGVPGSSAHPPRNSDVGGHHLAFYVDDVDAAVAYLRAQDGVEILGEPETIPDGPIAGDRWVYFRTPIGIPMEVLNMPDGAMPYEAGTPARRCDGGPVAWTNRP from the coding sequence ATGACCAGCCTGCTTCCGGCATCCCAGCGCACCGGAATCCCCACCGCCCGAAGCGTGGACCACTTCGCCTTCACCGTGCCCGACCTCGACCAGGCCGTGGAGTTCTTCACCACCACCCTCGGCGGCGAGCTCGTCTACCGGCTCGACCGGCTCGTGCGCGAGGACGACTGGATGAGCGTCCACCTCGACGTCGACCCCCGGGCCACCGCCGAGATCGCCATGCTGCGCCTGGGGCCCACCAGCAACATCGAGCTCTTCGAGTACACGGCCCCCACGCAGAACACCGTGCCGCCCCGCAACAACGACGTCGGCGGCCACCACCTCGCCTTCTACGTCGACGACGTGGACGCCGCCGTCGCCTACCTGAGCGGCCGGCCCGGCGTACGCGTCCTCGGCACCCCGCAGACGATGCCCGAGGGCTCCCCCAACGCGGGCGACCGCTGGATCTACTTCCTCACCCCCTGGGGCATGCAGATGGAGGTCCACTCCGTCCCGCAGGAGATGCCGTACCACCAGGAGACCGACGGGCGCCGCTTCGGCCCGGTCGCGCAGTGGCACAACGGCGACGAGAGCGCTCCGGCCGGCGGCATCCCCACCGTCCGCAACGTCGACCACGTCGCCTACACCGTCGCCGACCTCGACGCCTCCGTGGCCTTCTTCACCGAGGTCCTGGGCGCGGAGCTGCTCTACCGGATCGGGCCCCTGCCTCTCGACGCCGACGTCATGAGCACCCAGCTGAACGTGCACGGCGCCGGCACCATCGAGCAGGCCATGCTGCGCCTGGGCCCGACGGACAACATCGAGCTCTTCTCCTACGGCGTGCCCGGCTCCTCCGCCCACCCGCCGCGCAACAGCGACGTGGGCGGCCACCACCTCGCCTTCTACGTCGACGACGTGGACGCCGCCGTCGCCTACCTCCGGGCGCAGGACGGCGTGGAGATCCTGGGCGAGCCGGAGACCATCCCCGACGGCCCCATCGCCGGGGACCGCTGGGTCTACTTCCGTACGCCCATCGGCATCCCGATGGAGGTCCTCAACATGCCCGACGGGGCCATGCCGTACGAGGCCGGCACGCCGGCGCGGCGCTGTGACGGCGGCCCGGTGGCCTGGACGAACCGTCCCTGA
- a CDS encoding ketoacyl-ACP synthase III family protein, which produces MRWDDIYLAGTGAWLPTDHVTARQAVADGDYSPEEAERSEQLHLIVAPPDASTPGMAAAAAIQALRRAARTPGEVDVLLYSVLKHNGINVANPTSYVQREVGSAAAFAAEVRAGSNGGLAALELACDRLAARPDANLALVTCADIWGPPHFDRWRADSGLVFGDGGSAVAVSTRGGFARLRSLVTTQDPELEGLHRGNDGFGDFRNGADHPIDLFQRAQAFLERMPKEELWKRGAVGLHAAVARATDEAGIALEAADHVVLPHFGSQLLRRQVLQPIGLSDFSRTTWEFARRVGHLGAGDQFAGLNHLAESGTLRPGQHIVVIGVGGGFNWSCAVLEVLDTPAWSGRENAPHPGHAPAGEGSGTCR; this is translated from the coding sequence ATGCGGTGGGACGACATATACCTGGCAGGCACCGGCGCCTGGCTGCCGACCGACCACGTCACGGCCCGGCAGGCCGTCGCCGACGGCGACTACAGCCCCGAGGAGGCGGAGCGCAGTGAGCAGCTGCACCTGATCGTGGCCCCGCCGGACGCCTCCACCCCCGGGATGGCGGCGGCCGCCGCGATCCAGGCCCTGCGGCGCGCCGCGCGCACGCCGGGCGAGGTGGACGTGCTCCTGTATTCCGTCCTCAAGCACAACGGCATCAACGTCGCCAACCCCACCTCCTACGTCCAGCGCGAGGTGGGCAGCGCCGCGGCGTTCGCCGCCGAGGTCCGCGCGGGATCCAACGGCGGCCTGGCCGCTCTGGAGTTGGCCTGCGACCGGCTCGCGGCCCGACCGGACGCGAACCTCGCCCTGGTGACTTGCGCCGACATCTGGGGGCCGCCCCACTTCGACCGCTGGCGGGCCGACTCCGGCCTCGTCTTCGGCGACGGCGGGAGCGCCGTCGCCGTGTCGACGCGGGGCGGGTTCGCACGGCTGCGGTCCCTGGTGACCACGCAGGACCCCGAACTGGAGGGCCTGCACCGCGGGAACGACGGCTTCGGCGACTTCCGCAACGGCGCCGACCACCCGATAGACCTGTTCCAGCGGGCCCAGGCGTTCCTAGAGCGGATGCCCAAGGAGGAGTTGTGGAAGCGCGGCGCCGTCGGCCTGCACGCCGCCGTCGCCCGGGCCACGGACGAGGCCGGCATCGCGCTGGAGGCGGCCGACCACGTCGTACTCCCGCACTTCGGCTCGCAGTTGCTGCGCCGGCAGGTCCTGCAGCCGATCGGGCTGTCCGACTTCTCCCGCACGACCTGGGAGTTCGCCCGCCGGGTGGGCCACCTGGGAGCCGGTGACCAGTTCGCCGGGCTCAACCACCTGGCCGAGAGCGGCACCCTGCGCCCCGGTCAGCACATCGTCGTCATCGGTGTCGGCGGCGGCTTCAACTGGAGCTGCGCCGTGCTGGAGGTGCTGGACACCCCCGCGTGGTCGGGCCGTGAGAACGCCCCGCACCCCGGCCACGCGCCGGCCGGTGAGGGGAGCGGAACATGCCGGTAG